The genomic segment ATTGCAAAGAACGATTATCAAAAAACACAACAAGAATATACGTTCCAAAAAGAGAGAAGTGGCGTGATAAAAGAAAGTGTTTTCAACGAGAAAAAAAGTAGAGATAATCAACTTGCTAGAATAAACTCTTCTTTATCGAACATGGAAAAAAGCTTAGAATTATTGCACAAAAATAAAGAGAATTTTGTGGTAAAAGCACCTGTAAATGGCTTGTTATCTTCTTTTAATCCTATTTTAGGAGAAAGCTATACTCAAGGTCAGCCAATTGGAAAAATGGATGTTTTAGATGGTTATAAATTGGTTGCAAAGGTAGATGAATATTATATTTCTAAATTACGAGAAGGTATTTCTGGAACAGTTGCCTTAAACACAAAAAACTACGAAGTAGAATTATCGAAAGTGTTTCCTGAAATTATTGGAGGTCAGTTTAAAATCGAATTAAATTTTAAACAAGATTCACTTTCAAACGACGTAAAAAGAGGAATGTCTTTAAAAACAAAGATGTTTTTATCTGGTAAAACAGAAGCTTTATTATTAAGCAAAGGACTGTTTTATCAAAGTACAAATGGGACATGGGTTTTTGTGTTAAATTCGGACAGTAAAGCCGTAAGAAGGAACATTAAAATTGGTAGAGAAAATCCTTTTTATTACGAAGTTTTAGAAGGATTAGAAGTAGGAGATAAGGTAATTACATCGAGTTATGATGATTATAAAGATGTTGAACAGATTAATATTGAGTGAGTCTTCAGTCTTCAGTTAGCAGTTGGCAGTCTTCAGTATTCAGTAGGCAGTTGCAGTTTTCATAAATATCCTGCAAGGTTTTAAAAACCTTGTAGGTATAAAATAAAAAGTAAAAAAATAAAAGTTTAATTTAAAACACAGTTTCCACACTGATTTTCTTCCCTTTGGAAAGATTAAGATGGGTTTATTATGATAAAAATAACAGATTTAGTAAAGATTTACAGAACAGAAGAAGTAGAAACTACAGCTTTAAATAAGTTGAGTTTAGAGGTTGAAAAAGGAGAATTTGTTTCAATAATGGGTGCTTCAGGTTGTGGAAAATCGACACTTTTAAACATTATTGGTTTGTTAGATGCACCCAATAATGGAAGATATCTTTTTGATGGAACAGAAGTAGCAACTTTTAACGAAAAACAAAGAGCTGGTTTGCGTAAAGCAAATATTGGTTTTGTGTTTCAAAACTTTAATTTAATTGACGAATTAACGGTTTACGAAAATGTGGAATTACCATTAATTTACAACAAAGTAAAAGCATCCGAAAGAAAAGAACGCGTAACCGAAATTTTAGAAAGAATTGGCATTGCACACAGAGCAAAACATTTTCCACTGCAATTATCTGGTGGGCAACAACAAAGAGTTGCAGTGGCAAGAGCTTTGGTTACCAACCCAAAATTGATTTTAGCAGACGAGCCAACAGGAAATTTAGACAGTAAAAGTGGAAATGATGTTATGGAATTATTAACAGAATTACACGCAACAGGAGCTACAATTATAATGGTAACACACTCTTCTTACGATGCACAATTTTCGTCGAGAATTGTAACCTTAAAAGATGGAGAAATCGTATCAGAAAAAACAAACGAACATAAAGTAGATGTTTTGGTTGAATAAAAAAATAAACCCGAAGTTTATAATTCAATTCTCTTGAAAATCAAGAAGTTATTTCTGTGAATTAATACTCAATTTAACTGGGTAACAGGAATTTACATTCATCAAAAAAAAGCAACTTATGTTACAAATATGGTTTAAAATATTCTTTAGAAACAGCAAAAAGAACTGGCTAAATGCATTGATAAATATCAGTGGATTAACATTGGGGTTGGCTGGTTTATTAATCATTTTATTATATCTAAATGAAGAAAAAAGTTACAATCAATGGAACCCAAATAAAGACGATGTTTATAGAGTAAACTTAAAAAGGCCAAAATCTGGCGAAGTTTGGTTTACTGTAAATGCAGGAATGTATTTAACATATCCTAAAGAAATACCAGAAGTAACAGAGGCTTTAATGGTAAAACCTTTCTACAGAAGTAGAGTAGTACAATATAAAGATGTTTTCGAATTTAACGATAAAACAATACTAACAGATCCACAGTTTTTCGATTTTTTTCCTTTTAAAATTATGGAAGGATCCACTCAAAAATTTTCGGAAGTTAGAACAAATATAGCATTATCTACAACTTATGCAGAACGTATTTTTAAGGGAGAAAAAGCCGTAGGTAATTCAGTAAAAATAGGCGATAACAATTATATAGTTGCTTGTGTTTATGAACTGCCAAAAAATTCTCATTACGAACCAGATTTATTACTTCAGTTTAGCGAAGATTTTGATGTGAATTGGGGGAACCACAATAACGAATTGTTCTGTAGAATTACTAAAGATGCCAATCTTGAATTTGTTAAGGAAAAAATGGACGAGATAATTGTAAGTGCTCATAAAAAATCTGCGATAGAAGATGGAATTAGTTTGGAGGAATTTAACGAAAAATTTCGTCCTCCAACAGTACTTTTAGACAAGTTAGACACACTCTATTTACACAATACAGCAAAAAGAGCTGGGCCAAGTGGCACAGGAAATTACCAATTATTAATGGTTTTGTTAGGTTTATCGATTTTATTAATTGTTATTTCTTGTGTTAACTTCATCAACTTATCTGTAGCATCTGCAAGTCAGCGAGCGAAAGAAGTAGGGGTAAAGAAAACGTTGGGTTTATCTAAAAAACAATTGCTTTTCCAATATGTATTCGAAATTGTTTTACAAGGTTTCATTTCTTTTGTTATTGCGCTTGTAATTGTAGAATTGGCATTACCATTTTTCAACCAATTTGTGGGAAAAGAAATTTCAATTTTACATACAAATTCATTAATAACTTTATTTATAGCTTCAATTTTAATATCTTTTTTTGTTGGGAGTATTCCTGCTTTGTATTTATCAAACTTTAAAGCGATTGAAGTTTTAAAAGGAAGTATTTCTAAAAGTAAAAAAGGCAATTTAGCCAGAAATCTAATGCTGGGACTTCAATTTTTAATCTCTGGTTTTTTTATAATTAGCATGCTAATTGTAGGAACACAAATTAATTATATGATGCAAAAAGATGTAGGTTTCGATAAAGAACAAGTCTTAACTGTAGATGTTTACGATATTAAAAATGAATTAAAAAAATACGAACTCACAAAAAAAGTTTTAATAAAAAATCCAAATATTATAGGGATTACATCAAGTATGTTTGTTCCTGGAGATGGTTTTGTAAACGGAACTTCCTTAATTCACAAAATAAATGATAAAAGATTTAATGCTGCATCTAATATTGTTGATTACAACTATATAGATTTCGCTAAAATTAAGCTGTTAAAAGGAAGAAATTTTTCAGAAAAATTTGCATCAGATACTTTAAAAATAATTATTAATGAAACCGCTGCAAAAGATTTAGGAATTTATAACAAACCTTTAGGTGAAAAACTAAATTTAGGTTGGTTAGATGATAATCAAACTGGTTTTGAAGTTATTGGAATGATTCAGGATTATCATTTCGATGGATTTGATACAGAAATTAAACCCATGTTTATGGTGCTTTGGACCGCCATTGATTTTCCTGATGGATGGTTGCCTGCCATTCAATTTAAAATAAAAGGAAACAATATTGATAAAACCATTGCAGAAATAGAAGCCTTTTGGAAACAAAATATAGATGCTAAATATCCTTTTTCATATGAGTTTTTAGACCAGAAATTTGCAGAAACGTATAAGAAGTATCAAAAACAACAAACGATGTTTTTAATATTATCAATTTTAGTAATCTTAATATCTCTTTTAGGCTTATTTGCTTTGGCAACTTTAACAATTCAGCAACGTTTAAAAGAAGTTGCTATTCGAAAAACGCTGGGAGCTTCTGTTAAAGAAATTATGTTTCAGTTATTAAAAAACTTTTTGAAAGTAGTAGTTGTTTCTTCTGTAATATTAATTCCTATTGCGTATTATTTTATGGAAAACTGGTTAGAAAACTTTGTGTACAGAGTAGAAATGCCAATACTTCCTTACATATTAACGCCAATTATATTAATCATTTTAGTCTTTGTGGTTGTTGGTTTAAAAGCTTACAACGCAACAAAAATCGACTTGATTAAATATTTAAAATTCGAATAATTATGTTTAAAACTTGGTTTAAAATATTCTATAGAAATAGCAAGAAAAATTGGTTAAATATTGTAATTAACATTGCAGGGTTAACTGTTGGTTTTGCAGGACTTTTATTGGTTTTATTGTATTTGAATGATGAAGAGAGTTATAATGCTACAAACCCAAATGTTGGTGAAGTTTATAGAGTAATTCATAAAATGTCTGATGGTGAAATTTGGGCAAATAGCACGAATGTTGAAGGAATAAAATATAAAGAAGATATTCCTGAAGTAACAGATTATTATTTAAGTGATGGTTGGTATGGAAGTTTTGTTGTAAAAATTGATGGAAAAGATTTCTACACAAGAAATATGTTAAGAGGAAACCCAAGTTTTTTCAACTTTTTTCCTTATAAGATTATTGAAGGAAGTGTACAAAAGTTTAAAGAAGTAGTCTCTAATGCAGCCATATCAGAAAAACAAGCTAAAGTTTATTTTGGTAAAAAATCTGCAATTGGTAAAACCATATCTTTTAAAGGGAGGTCATATATAATTACAACTGTTTATAAAATTGAAGGGAAGCATTATTATATGCCTAATGTAGTAACTCAATTTAAAGAAGAACCAAAAGGTCATTGGGGCAATTTTTCTAACACCTTATTTGTAAAAACAAACAAAGGAGCAGCGTTAACGGATATTAATAAAAAAGCAAATGCAGTTTGGTATAAAAATGCCACTGAACCACGAGCAAAAGAAGAAGGGCTTACTCCAGAAGAATTTTTTAAAAAATTCGGAACCACTGTAATTTTAGAACCATTAAAAGATATCCGTTTAAAAACAATTGCTAATGATGCAGGTCCAGAAGGAAAAGGTAATTATGAGCTTATTTTAATTATGCTGTCTTTATCTCTTTTACTAATTATTATTTCTTGTGTAAATTTTATCAACCTATCTATTGCAGCTGCAACACAAAGAGCAAAAGAAGTTGGCGTTAAAAAAACGTTGGGTCTTTCTAAATTAGCTTTAGCAAGACAATATG from the Polaribacter cellanae genome contains:
- a CDS encoding ABC transporter ATP-binding protein, with protein sequence MIKITDLVKIYRTEEVETTALNKLSLEVEKGEFVSIMGASGCGKSTLLNIIGLLDAPNNGRYLFDGTEVATFNEKQRAGLRKANIGFVFQNFNLIDELTVYENVELPLIYNKVKASERKERVTEILERIGIAHRAKHFPLQLSGGQQQRVAVARALVTNPKLILADEPTGNLDSKSGNDVMELLTELHATGATIIMVTHSSYDAQFSSRIVTLKDGEIVSEKTNEHKVDVLVE
- a CDS encoding efflux RND transporter periplasmic adaptor subunit — protein: MDTQIKPKNKKIKKMLLWGIPTVILLAVILMNATRKRQVNLKKDNISIHEVIKGDFEDVILFNSTVEPKTSVLVNVIQGGSVSEIFVESGQILKKGTPLLKVYNPNAELNYLTQETAMVEQINNLRNLRVNIKNQQLSLDQQLLSINNDFRNAERQYKLDSILYKKEVIAKNDYQKTQQEYTFQKERSGVIKESVFNEKKSRDNQLARINSSLSNMEKSLELLHKNKENFVVKAPVNGLLSSFNPILGESYTQGQPIGKMDVLDGYKLVAKVDEYYISKLREGISGTVALNTKNYEVELSKVFPEIIGGQFKIELNFKQDSLSNDVKRGMSLKTKMFLSGKTEALLLSKGLFYQSTNGTWVFVLNSDSKAVRRNIKIGRENPFYYEVLEGLEVGDKVITSSYDDYKDVEQINIE
- a CDS encoding ABC transporter permease — encoded protein: MLQIWFKIFFRNSKKNWLNALINISGLTLGLAGLLIILLYLNEEKSYNQWNPNKDDVYRVNLKRPKSGEVWFTVNAGMYLTYPKEIPEVTEALMVKPFYRSRVVQYKDVFEFNDKTILTDPQFFDFFPFKIMEGSTQKFSEVRTNIALSTTYAERIFKGEKAVGNSVKIGDNNYIVACVYELPKNSHYEPDLLLQFSEDFDVNWGNHNNELFCRITKDANLEFVKEKMDEIIVSAHKKSAIEDGISLEEFNEKFRPPTVLLDKLDTLYLHNTAKRAGPSGTGNYQLLMVLLGLSILLIVISCVNFINLSVASASQRAKEVGVKKTLGLSKKQLLFQYVFEIVLQGFISFVIALVIVELALPFFNQFVGKEISILHTNSLITLFIASILISFFVGSIPALYLSNFKAIEVLKGSISKSKKGNLARNLMLGLQFLISGFFIISMLIVGTQINYMMQKDVGFDKEQVLTVDVYDIKNELKKYELTKKVLIKNPNIIGITSSMFVPGDGFVNGTSLIHKINDKRFNAASNIVDYNYIDFAKIKLLKGRNFSEKFASDTLKIIINETAAKDLGIYNKPLGEKLNLGWLDDNQTGFEVIGMIQDYHFDGFDTEIKPMFMVLWTAIDFPDGWLPAIQFKIKGNNIDKTIAEIEAFWKQNIDAKYPFSYEFLDQKFAETYKKYQKQQTMFLILSILVILISLLGLFALATLTIQQRLKEVAIRKTLGASVKEIMFQLLKNFLKVVVVSSVILIPIAYYFMENWLENFVYRVEMPILPYILTPIILIILVFVVVGLKAYNATKIDLIKYLKFE